Proteins co-encoded in one Gemmatimonadota bacterium genomic window:
- a CDS encoding helix-turn-helix domain-containing protein, translating into MSDNEMPVEKALSDLGFVRDADAARSLLDPLRRTILARLEEPGSSSTVANALDLPRQRVNYHVRELEGGGLLRHVEDRRRGNCLERVVQATARRYVVDPGVLGTLAPFEGWRGGRADSYSSVALLRSAALTLAKVGTLHEEAATTGKRLPALCLEARIRFRTARDEVEFAETVERVFRRLVSRYHEPEAEGGRTFRVTLHGHPDPEGSAESSPDAPKSGSAEIAR; encoded by the coding sequence ATGTCCGACAACGAGATGCCCGTGGAGAAGGCGCTGAGCGACCTCGGCTTCGTTCGGGACGCCGACGCGGCGCGCTCGCTCCTCGATCCCCTCCGCCGCACGATCCTCGCGCGACTCGAGGAACCCGGGTCCTCCTCCACGGTGGCGAACGCGCTGGATCTTCCCCGCCAGCGGGTCAACTATCATGTGCGCGAGCTGGAAGGAGGCGGGCTCCTCCGACACGTCGAGGACCGTCGGCGGGGGAACTGTTTGGAGCGGGTGGTTCAGGCCACGGCCCGGCGATATGTCGTGGACCCGGGCGTCCTCGGCACGCTCGCCCCCTTCGAGGGGTGGCGGGGCGGGAGGGCGGACTCTTACTCGAGCGTGGCGCTCCTCAGGTCGGCCGCCCTGACCCTGGCGAAAGTCGGAACCCTACACGAAGAGGCCGCAACGACGGGGAAACGCCTTCCCGCCCTTTGCCTCGAGGCGCGCATCCGGTTCCGCACGGCTCGTGACGAGGTCGAATTCGCCGAAACGGTGGAGCGGGTGTTCCGTCGGCTCGTCTCGCGATATCACGAGCCCGAGGCCGAAGGCGGCCGCACCTTTCGCGTGACCCTCCACGGACACCCCGACCCCGAGGGATCCGCCGAGTCCTCGCCCGACGCGCCGAAGTCCGGGTCCGCGGAGATTGCCCGATGA
- a CDS encoding ferredoxin family protein produces MTYIIAEPCINTKDASCVDVCPVDCIYEADDQFYIHPEECIDCGACEPECPVQAIFPDTDVPAEWTSYIAKNYTHFGLSP; encoded by the coding sequence ATGACCTACATCATCGCCGAGCCGTGCATCAACACGAAGGACGCGAGCTGCGTCGACGTGTGCCCGGTGGATTGCATCTACGAAGCCGACGATCAGTTCTACATCCACCCGGAAGAATGCATCGACTGCGGCGCCTGCGAACCCGAGTGCCCGGTTCAGGCGATCTTTCCGGACACGGACGTGCCCGCGGAGTGGACTTCCTACATCGCGAAGAACTACACGCACTTCGGGCTCAGCCCCTGA
- a CDS encoding YbhB/YbcL family Raf kinase inhibitor-like protein: MPNPRTRAFTAFCATAIFAASAAPVLGQVAEFTVTSPAFADTQPIPLRNSPYGENVSPAISWSGAPAGTQSFVLTVVDTSVPMPGGFVHWLVYNIPGTATGLPEGLPADVTVTAPAEIAGTTQGLRGMNQAGYFGPRPPAGPAHDYVFTVYALDADLDLPVGQNRNQVLEAIEGHVIGQGSITGTYQGS; this comes from the coding sequence ATGCCCAACCCACGCACCCGCGCTTTCACCGCTTTCTGCGCCACCGCGATCTTCGCCGCGTCCGCAGCCCCGGTCCTCGGCCAGGTGGCCGAGTTCACCGTGACCAGCCCGGCTTTTGCGGACACTCAGCCGATTCCCCTCCGGAACTCGCCGTATGGCGAAAATGTGTCCCCTGCGATTTCCTGGAGCGGCGCCCCCGCCGGCACGCAGTCCTTCGTCCTCACCGTCGTGGACACTTCCGTCCCGATGCCCGGCGGTTTCGTGCACTGGCTGGTCTACAACATCCCCGGAACGGCGACGGGACTTCCCGAGGGTCTCCCCGCCGACGTCACGGTGACCGCGCCCGCGGAGATCGCGGGTACGACGCAGGGGCTCCGTGGGATGAACCAGGCCGGTTATTTCGGCCCGCGTCCGCCGGCCGGGCCCGCGCACGACTACGTCTTCACCGTTTATGCCCTGGACGCCGACCTGGACCTCCCCGTGGGACAGAACCGGAACCAGGTGTTGGAGGCGATCGAAGGCCACGTCATCGGCCAAGGAAGCATCACGGGCACCTACCAGGGCAGCTAA
- a CDS encoding NAD(P)-dependent oxidoreductase: MTPNGTALGFIGLGIMGQGMAKNLLAAGFPVTVWNRTPERLALLVDAGAKSAKDPAAVARASEIVFTCVSDTPDVEEVLLRRGGVLEGARRGALVVDMSTISPRATRELASRLGEAGIHMLDAPVSGGSEGAARGTLSIMVGGEAEQLERALPALRAMGKTITHVGGTGAGQTVKLVNQIVVVVNMLAAAEGLLFAQAAGVDLGKALEAITGGAAGSWMLANRGPQVVSRDWRPGFTIDLQQKDLRLALEAADEMGVPLLATAEVFQLYRTLQRAGLGNEGNHALVKALERLAGFEIRG, translated from the coding sequence ATGACCCCCAACGGCACGGCCCTGGGATTCATCGGGCTCGGGATCATGGGCCAGGGAATGGCGAAGAACCTCCTCGCCGCCGGATTTCCCGTCACGGTCTGGAACCGAACTCCCGAACGGCTGGCCCTCCTCGTCGACGCCGGCGCGAAGAGTGCGAAGGATCCGGCCGCGGTGGCACGGGCATCCGAGATCGTTTTCACATGCGTCAGCGACACTCCCGACGTCGAAGAGGTGCTCCTCCGGAGAGGCGGCGTCTTGGAGGGCGCCCGTCGGGGCGCGCTCGTCGTGGACATGAGCACGATCAGCCCCCGGGCGACGCGGGAGCTCGCCTCCCGCCTCGGTGAAGCGGGGATCCACATGCTCGACGCCCCGGTCAGCGGGGGAAGCGAGGGAGCGGCGCGCGGGACGCTCAGCATCATGGTGGGAGGGGAGGCGGAACAGCTCGAGCGCGCCCTTCCGGCGCTCCGGGCGATGGGGAAGACGATCACCCATGTGGGTGGCACGGGCGCCGGTCAGACGGTGAAGCTCGTAAATCAGATCGTGGTGGTCGTGAACATGCTCGCCGCCGCCGAAGGGCTTCTCTTCGCGCAGGCCGCCGGCGTGGACCTCGGGAAGGCCCTCGAAGCGATCACGGGTGGCGCCGCGGGAAGCTGGATGCTCGCGAACCGGGGACCCCAGGTCGTATCGCGCGATTGGCGCCCGGGCTTCACGATCGACCTCCAGCAGAAGGACCTGCGCCTCGCGCTCGAGGCCGCGGACGAGATGGGTGTGCCGCTCCTCGCGACGGCCGAGGTCTTCCAGCTTTACCGGACGCTCCAGCGGGCGGGGTTGGGAAACGAGGGAAACCACGCCCTCGTGAAGGCGCTGGAGAGACTCGCGGGATTCGAGATCCGAGGGTGA
- the cobA gene encoding uroporphyrinogen-III C-methyltransferase: protein MSQSSPFGTVYLVGAGPGDPELLTVRGAKLLARAGVVVHDALVNPKLLELAPPAAPRHDVGRRAGERLLPLEEVSALLVRLAREHQVIVRLKGGDPFVFGRGGEEALALRDAGIPFEIVPGVTSGIAALAYAGIPLTHRGLASSATFVTGHRVSPENLRQTRGDPFTRGDGTLVVYMGLGRLEAIAAELIRGGRSPETPAAVVEWGTYPQQRTVTGTLESIAALTRAAEVSGPSLLVVGDVVALRGDLAWRPEEG from the coding sequence ATGAGCCAATCCTCGCCGTTCGGGACGGTCTATCTGGTCGGGGCCGGTCCCGGCGACCCCGAGCTCCTGACGGTGCGGGGCGCAAAGCTCCTCGCCCGGGCCGGAGTCGTCGTCCACGATGCCCTGGTGAATCCGAAACTCCTGGAGCTGGCTCCCCCGGCAGCCCCTCGCCACGACGTGGGGCGCCGCGCCGGCGAGCGGCTCCTCCCCCTCGAAGAGGTGAGTGCCTTACTCGTTCGTTTGGCGCGCGAACACCAGGTCATCGTTCGCCTCAAAGGGGGGGACCCGTTCGTCTTTGGACGAGGCGGCGAAGAGGCGCTTGCGTTGCGGGACGCGGGCATTCCATTCGAGATCGTCCCCGGTGTAACCTCGGGGATCGCGGCGCTGGCATACGCGGGGATCCCCCTCACCCATCGCGGCCTCGCGTCGTCGGCCACCTTCGTAACCGGCCATCGAGTCTCGCCTGAAAACCTGCGGCAGACACGAGGCGACCCCTTCACACGCGGGGATGGAACCCTGGTCGTCTACATGGGGCTCGGGCGGCTCGAAGCGATCGCGGCGGAGCTGATCCGCGGTGGTCGTTCACCCGAAACGCCTGCGGCCGTCGTGGAGTGGGGAACCTATCCCCAGCAACGGACCGTGACCGGAACCCTCGAGTCCATCGCGGCCCTCACCCGCGCCGCCGAAGTATCGGGCCCTTCCCTCCTCGTCGTGGGAGACGTGGTCGCGCTCCGAGGGGACCTCGCGTGGCGTCCCGAGGAGGGGTAG
- a CDS encoding CbiX/SirB N-terminal domain-containing protein, with amino-acid sequence MDPLTAGVLLVGHGSELSADSSSPVRELARRLRGAHAAGEVHVAFWKEEPYLHHALDLFESRDVFVVPLFTSEGYFTEGVLPRELGMDPPCLRPWMCVRRCPPVGTHPAMADLVLARAREAVRLSTGAERDAALVVLGHGTETHPGSGATTRAVVEALRRRAIYRDVVSAFLDQSPGIAGVLGGLDAPDRIVVPFFIGEGWHVGTTIPEELGLGETRTTLGEATVWYSKPVGTHPGILEVVRAIFSEAVAGVGEAYTRAGLGPADPPARVARETFLQGLRGGGAGPRTFLQVGITASDDDRFELRHREDLHRPSPELATYADANAAEGLGGRTAAGEHRPLRTAPGLARGWRIAGLDGEGVWEALGQLYPGAAIHRELAGRGELAVTPFWETATRQTGIYAGLEGLPEGEIETAVRDRCGDRCLRTPFWEPASAYVRPERAGSVPCPEACPALLSRVRKGRPAASSEG; translated from the coding sequence GTGGATCCGCTGACCGCGGGGGTGCTTCTCGTCGGGCACGGCTCCGAGCTGAGCGCGGATTCGTCGAGCCCAGTGAGGGAGCTCGCGCGGCGACTCCGCGGCGCGCATGCCGCAGGCGAAGTGCACGTTGCCTTCTGGAAGGAGGAACCCTACCTCCACCACGCGCTCGACCTCTTCGAGAGCCGGGACGTCTTCGTGGTGCCCCTCTTCACGAGCGAGGGATACTTCACCGAGGGTGTCCTTCCGCGCGAGCTCGGGATGGACCCACCGTGCCTTCGACCCTGGATGTGCGTTCGTCGGTGCCCCCCCGTGGGGACCCACCCCGCGATGGCCGATCTCGTCCTGGCGCGAGCCCGGGAGGCGGTGCGCCTTTCGACCGGAGCCGAGCGCGACGCCGCTCTGGTCGTCCTCGGGCACGGGACGGAGACACACCCCGGATCGGGGGCGACGACTCGTGCCGTAGTCGAAGCCCTTCGGCGGCGGGCGATTTATCGCGACGTCGTCTCCGCATTCCTGGATCAATCCCCCGGGATCGCCGGCGTCCTCGGGGGTCTCGATGCCCCTGACCGCATCGTCGTTCCCTTCTTCATCGGCGAAGGGTGGCACGTGGGGACCACGATTCCGGAGGAGCTCGGACTCGGGGAGACCCGGACGACCCTCGGCGAGGCGACCGTCTGGTACTCGAAGCCCGTGGGCACGCATCCGGGGATCCTCGAAGTCGTCCGCGCCATCTTCTCCGAGGCGGTGGCGGGGGTCGGCGAGGCATACACCCGCGCTGGCCTCGGCCCGGCGGATCCCCCCGCTCGGGTCGCACGGGAGACCTTTCTCCAGGGGCTACGGGGCGGCGGGGCAGGCCCGCGAACCTTTCTCCAGGTGGGGATTACGGCTTCCGATGACGACCGGTTCGAGCTACGCCACCGGGAGGACCTGCACCGGCCCTCGCCGGAGCTCGCAACCTATGCGGACGCGAATGCGGCCGAGGGGCTCGGCGGACGGACGGCCGCGGGGGAGCACCGTCCCCTCCGCACCGCCCCCGGCCTCGCCCGTGGATGGCGGATCGCCGGGCTCGACGGGGAAGGGGTCTGGGAGGCGCTGGGGCAACTCTATCCGGGCGCCGCGATCCACCGGGAGCTAGCGGGTCGGGGGGAGCTGGCGGTCACTCCCTTTTGGGAGACGGCGACCCGCCAAACGGGGATCTATGCGGGGCTCGAGGGGCTCCCAGAGGGGGAGATCGAGACCGCGGTCCGCGACCGATGCGGCGATCGATGCCTTCGCACCCCTTTCTGGGAGCCGGCATCGGCGTACGTTCGGCCAGAGCGGGCGGGGTCCGTCCCCTGCCCGGAGGCCTGTCCGGCGCTCCTTTCGAGGGTGCGGAAGGGCCGCCCCGCGGCCTCTTCCGAGGGTTGA